A genomic segment from Falsibacillus pallidus encodes:
- a CDS encoding EAL domain-containing protein, with the protein MEYSPIRFSPFIVVMLSTLIPLVGSYTFFELFLVGRGQPIRIRKILLGTAILSVAVWSAAATSIISISGNHSFHIWRLAGAFGVSILFSFLSIFVFAKKSSKAIGYLSSGFLLGAGLLFTQFSLEKSLVDLSFSQTGIHFFWIISSCFICTMLAAFVFYRTLAKNQVIFKYWQTLLLSAAMFIMNFITLAFSKGASHPAVSGPAVGESNVIIFILFSMFLMVGVFLMISQIKQKMWEEQAEWKNVQLQSLFRQNPHGLIIFDRKGTFVRANPASQSITGYSADEIKGKSFTFFIYQEDTEKVKRYFKESLNGVCQNLEIKSRHKDGRELLLKVETFPILHNESIVGIYCLIEDRTNVFQLETNLREKEEHYRLVSENTSDLVSVMTHKGKIEFASPSHKKILGYDGEFFIGQQINHFIHPDDFQLLLSKYRVMMRTTEPVIVHYRLKHREGHYIPTESYAVPILDQEKKLIKMLVSSRDITERKKHQEELQDSEEKYRIIAEYSYDLIRVIDPEGIVQYASPSHEVVLGYSLDEIIGSTFDQSIHPDDRKEISNRFQQNLANVKREILEYRLICSSGETIWVEAHSTPVFDQTGAFRHFVVVSRNISERKLYESQLEQLAFYDLLTDIPNRRFFQGEFQTLLSRTIQSHSMLGLMLIDCDRFKWVNDTFGHDTGDALLREFVLRIKDHLLDSYVFARLGGDEFAILIPDSNKGDIEFFAEKIIDALQSPWHINGHEFITTSSIGVSCSPTDGDTMDLLMAHADQALYHAKELGRNNYQWYSMEMERKMSRSLLIENGLKTALKHHRFHLVFQPQIHMLNEELTGVEVLLRYEHPELGSISPIEFIPLCEQTGIIDEVTHWILTEAVFHQLEWKRKQYPRVKMAINISPLTIEKKGFVQYVKNLVERTGVDPSLFEFEITEDAFMNFTEEVKSHMLELQNLGIRIALDDFGSGYSSLKQLKDLPIDKIKIDRTFIQNVPAIERDQAIIESILDLTSRLNNEIICEGVETKEQVDYLITQNCLYAQGYYYSKPVNSTELEERWFKKMQKIRS; encoded by the coding sequence ATGGAATATTCGCCGATTCGGTTTAGTCCTTTTATCGTAGTTATGCTGTCCACCCTAATCCCACTCGTTGGCAGCTATACTTTTTTCGAACTTTTTTTAGTTGGACGCGGACAGCCCATCCGGATCCGAAAGATCCTTCTTGGCACCGCCATTTTAAGTGTCGCCGTGTGGTCAGCAGCTGCCACCAGCATCATCTCTATCAGCGGGAATCATTCTTTCCATATTTGGAGGCTGGCAGGGGCTTTTGGAGTATCAATTCTTTTTTCATTCTTGTCTATATTTGTCTTTGCTAAAAAATCTTCAAAGGCTATTGGCTATTTATCATCCGGTTTCCTATTAGGGGCGGGTCTTCTTTTCACACAATTTTCACTTGAAAAAAGTCTTGTTGACCTTTCTTTTTCCCAGACTGGCATCCATTTTTTCTGGATCATCAGCTCTTGCTTCATCTGCACGATGTTGGCTGCTTTTGTTTTTTATAGGACGTTGGCCAAAAATCAAGTCATCTTTAAGTATTGGCAGACCCTCTTGTTAAGTGCTGCCATGTTCATCATGAATTTTATAACATTAGCCTTCTCAAAGGGTGCGTCCCATCCCGCGGTTTCAGGACCGGCTGTAGGCGAATCGAATGTTATCATCTTTATTTTATTTTCCATGTTCTTGATGGTCGGGGTATTCTTGATGATTTCACAGATCAAACAAAAGATGTGGGAAGAGCAGGCGGAATGGAAAAATGTCCAGCTTCAATCTTTATTCCGGCAAAACCCTCATGGATTGATCATTTTCGATCGAAAGGGCACGTTTGTCAGGGCAAATCCTGCAAGCCAGAGCATAACTGGCTATTCTGCTGATGAAATTAAAGGAAAGAGCTTTACATTTTTTATTTATCAAGAGGATACAGAAAAGGTTAAGAGGTATTTCAAAGAATCTTTGAACGGGGTCTGTCAAAATCTCGAAATTAAAAGCCGCCACAAGGATGGCCGGGAATTACTCTTAAAGGTCGAAACATTTCCTATTTTACATAACGAATCGATCGTTGGGATTTATTGCCTCATTGAAGATCGCACCAATGTCTTTCAATTAGAAACAAATCTCAGGGAGAAAGAAGAACATTACCGGCTTGTATCAGAAAATACAAGTGATCTGGTCAGTGTAATGACTCACAAAGGAAAAATTGAATTCGCTTCTCCCTCACATAAAAAAATATTAGGCTATGATGGTGAATTTTTTATCGGTCAGCAAATCAATCATTTTATCCATCCCGACGATTTTCAATTACTCCTTTCCAAATATCGAGTGATGATGCGGACAACGGAACCGGTCATCGTCCATTATCGCTTAAAACATCGGGAAGGACATTATATTCCGACAGAGTCTTATGCGGTTCCAATTCTGGATCAAGAAAAGAAACTCATAAAAATGCTTGTTTCTTCACGTGATATCACGGAAAGAAAGAAGCATCAGGAAGAACTGCAGGACAGTGAAGAAAAATATCGGATCATAGCCGAGTATTCCTATGATTTGATCAGGGTAATCGATCCAGAAGGCATCGTGCAATATGCATCCCCTTCCCATGAAGTGGTTTTAGGCTATTCTCTGGATGAAATTATTGGTTCGACCTTCGACCAATCGATACACCCGGACGATAGAAAGGAAATATCAAATCGTTTTCAGCAAAATCTTGCGAATGTGAAAAGGGAAATTTTGGAGTATCGCCTGATCTGCAGCAGCGGGGAAACGATTTGGGTGGAAGCCCATTCCACGCCGGTTTTTGATCAAACCGGAGCGTTTCGCCATTTTGTAGTGGTATCAAGGAATATTTCTGAAAGAAAACTGTACGAATCCCAGCTGGAGCAGCTTGCCTTCTATGATTTATTGACAGATATACCGAACCGCCGCTTTTTTCAAGGAGAATTCCAAACTCTTCTTTCGAGAACCATACAATCACATTCGATGTTAGGTCTCATGCTTATAGACTGCGACCGGTTCAAATGGGTGAATGATACATTCGGACATGATACCGGGGATGCCCTATTGAGAGAATTTGTCTTGAGAATCAAGGATCACTTATTGGATAGCTATGTTTTTGCCAGACTAGGCGGTGATGAATTTGCTATTTTAATTCCAGATTCCAACAAGGGCGATATCGAATTTTTCGCTGAAAAAATCATTGATGCCCTTCAATCTCCGTGGCATATCAACGGTCATGAGTTCATTACGACTTCCTCTATCGGAGTCTCTTGTTCTCCGACTGATGGAGATACGATGGATTTACTGATGGCTCATGCAGATCAGGCACTATATCATGCAAAAGAATTAGGCAGGAATAATTATCAATGGTATTCAATGGAGATGGAGAGGAAAATGTCTCGTTCCCTCTTGATTGAAAATGGGTTGAAGACCGCATTGAAGCATCATCGCTTCCATCTTGTTTTTCAGCCGCAGATTCATATGCTGAATGAGGAACTGACAGGTGTTGAGGTGCTGCTGCGCTATGAGCATCCAGAGCTTGGATCGATCTCCCCGATTGAATTCATACCGCTTTGCGAACAAACGGGGATCATCGATGAAGTGACGCATTGGATTTTAACAGAAGCCGTCTTCCACCAATTAGAATGGAAGAGAAAACAATATCCGCGAGTGAAAATGGCCATTAATATTTCTCCTTTGACCATCGAGAAAAAAGGATTTGTTCAGTATGTCAAAAATTTAGTTGAAAGAACAGGCGTCGATCCATCCCTGTTTGAATTCGAAATCACTGAAGATGCTTTTATGAACTTTACTGAAGAAGTAAAAAGTCATATGCTTGAACTGCAGAATTTAGGAATCCGAATTGCTTTGGATGACTTTGGATCAGGATATTCCTCACTCAAGCAGCTCAAGGATCTGCCGATTGATAAGATCAAGATTGACCGCACCTTCATTCAGAATGTCCCTGCCATTGAACGGGACCAGGCCATCATTGAAAGCATCCTTGATTTGACGTCTAGATTGAACAATGAAATCATCTGTGAAGGCGTTGAAACCAAGGAGCAGGTAGACTACCTGATTACGCAGAATTGTCTTTATGCCCAGGGGTATTACTACAGCAAGCCGGTGAATTCAACGGAATTAGAAGAACGTTGGTTTAAAAAAATGCAAAAGATTAGATCTTAA
- a CDS encoding Ger(x)C family spore germination protein has translation MNKSLLIIIMSLCLILSGCWDQQPLRNARLVFASSFDLTENNKILTTSDIRSLKGEVRGTENLQAANVFVEAEGNTLRDTRILMDKKLSGDFSPNKTRVLLIGDELAAKRELYPLFDILYRDPRSSLGAKVAIVEGSASELLKMNVVGEVLIGEEIYKLLQSVEVNTLAPIENVQSVCTKIFDEGQDFMLPYLSRIQNQEEFAVDVTGTALFHKQKFTGKILRGDEPSLILLLKEERKKFTRFSIKVNPDAINGQKYITIQVKRDKVQRHLHIQNNRLQSVTFDVNFDVIATEYPKNKLYSKKEIKELNKKISKSMTDCMNQAIKKIQDANSDVLAIGRDLISFHPEVWKQMDWENEYPNIPIKAKVNVKIVDTGIIK, from the coding sequence ATGAATAAATCGTTGTTGATTATCATAATGTCTCTTTGTCTGATATTGTCAGGCTGCTGGGATCAACAGCCGCTTAGAAACGCCAGGCTTGTGTTTGCTTCCAGTTTTGATTTGACTGAGAATAATAAAATTTTGACGACTTCAGATATCAGGAGTTTAAAAGGTGAGGTGCGGGGGACTGAAAATTTACAGGCAGCAAACGTATTCGTAGAAGCGGAAGGAAATACATTGAGGGACACCCGCATTCTAATGGATAAAAAACTGTCTGGAGACTTTTCACCGAATAAAACGAGGGTGCTGCTGATAGGAGACGAATTGGCGGCAAAAAGGGAACTCTATCCCCTCTTTGATATCTTATACCGTGACCCACGCAGTTCCCTTGGGGCAAAAGTAGCCATTGTAGAAGGTTCTGCATCTGAATTATTGAAAATGAATGTGGTCGGAGAAGTCCTGATCGGAGAAGAGATTTATAAGCTTTTACAAAGTGTTGAAGTAAATACTCTTGCCCCGATTGAAAATGTCCAATCTGTCTGCACCAAAATTTTTGATGAAGGACAGGATTTTATGCTCCCTTATTTATCAAGAATCCAAAACCAAGAGGAATTTGCTGTAGATGTAACGGGAACTGCTTTGTTTCATAAACAAAAATTCACCGGTAAAATACTGAGGGGCGATGAACCTTCATTGATCCTCCTATTAAAAGAAGAGCGAAAAAAATTCACGCGGTTTTCCATAAAAGTGAACCCTGATGCTATCAATGGCCAAAAATACATTACGATTCAAGTGAAAAGGGATAAAGTGCAGCGACATCTCCATATCCAAAATAACAGATTGCAATCTGTTACGTTTGATGTGAATTTTGATGTAATCGCAACTGAATATCCAAAAAATAAGTTATATAGTAAAAAGGAAATAAAGGAATTAAACAAAAAGATATCCAAATCGATGACCGATTGCATGAATCAGGCAATAAAGAAAATACAGGACGCGAACAGTGATGTTTTGGCCATCGGCAGAGACCTCATTTCCTTCCATCCGGAAGTTTGGAAGCAAATGGACTGGGAAAACGAGTACCCTAATATTCCTATTAAAGCCAAGGTGAATGTAAAGATTGTCGATACGGGAATCATTAAATAA
- a CDS encoding GerAB/ArcD/ProY family transporter: MNKEIKSVSPFQLVFIIIQAQVGVGLLSLPFSVHAYSNQDSWISVIIAGAVIQCFIVVICLLGKRFPSKTVFEIAPSLFGKFAGNALNLLYLVYFLAVALLIALLSVGVIKDWILAYTPDWVLYILILSSALYLARENIRIIARFTGLVTIFIVFFILFYLMGLTNVNYRYLFPMAHTNYLDLLKGAHASVVSMLGFEILLVIFPYINGKSGKVLKVSLIASGFTTLLYVFFMVITLMYFSPAEIEVIPEPVLYLLKSLVYQSIERLDLIFLSFWLITMITSIVVYIYLASKALGVFLFKGSHKKTSPFICFTIFAFTFFIKNEDVIQVFSKYVSLASYLFTFALPLLLLIISILFKKKEAALNE; this comes from the coding sequence ATGAACAAGGAAATTAAGTCTGTTTCTCCATTCCAATTGGTTTTCATCATCATTCAAGCACAGGTTGGGGTCGGATTGCTGTCATTGCCATTCAGTGTCCATGCATATTCGAATCAGGATTCATGGATTTCTGTCATTATTGCAGGTGCAGTGATTCAATGTTTCATTGTAGTAATCTGCTTGCTTGGCAAAAGATTCCCATCCAAAACAGTTTTCGAAATCGCTCCATCCCTTTTTGGAAAGTTTGCAGGCAATGCTCTAAATTTATTGTATTTAGTCTATTTCCTTGCTGTTGCCTTATTGATTGCATTATTGTCTGTGGGCGTCATTAAGGATTGGATTTTGGCTTATACACCTGATTGGGTCCTTTATATATTGATTCTCTCTTCTGCCTTATATTTGGCAAGAGAGAATATCCGCATCATTGCGAGATTTACCGGATTGGTTACCATTTTTATCGTTTTCTTCATCTTGTTTTATCTGATGGGTCTGACTAATGTCAATTATCGGTATTTGTTCCCGATGGCGCACACCAATTATCTTGATTTGCTAAAAGGAGCACATGCATCAGTTGTTTCAATGCTCGGCTTTGAAATTCTATTGGTCATTTTTCCTTACATCAATGGGAAATCGGGCAAGGTATTGAAGGTATCTTTAATTGCATCAGGATTTACCACACTTTTATATGTATTTTTCATGGTCATCACATTAATGTATTTCAGTCCGGCAGAAATTGAAGTAATACCCGAGCCTGTGCTTTATCTCTTGAAATCCCTGGTTTATCAAAGCATTGAAAGGCTTGATTTGATCTTTCTATCTTTTTGGCTCATCACGATGATCACATCCATTGTGGTCTATATTTATTTGGCCAGTAAAGCGCTTGGCGTATTTTTATTCAAAGGGAGCCACAAAAAAACAAGCCCATTCATTTGCTTCACTATATTTGCCTTTACATTTTTTATTAAAAATGAAGATGTAATCCAGGTCTTCAGCAAATATGTCTCATTAGCAAGCTACCTGTTTACTTTTGCTCTTCCCCTCTTATTACTGATTATTTCAATCCTTTTCAAGAAGAAGGAGGCAGCACTGAATGAATAA
- a CDS encoding spore germination protein, whose protein sequence is MLRRKRTTKKLNELTQEKKVEKSVPNSTLITSDLQKNLDFIYESISQTEDFSTREIIFNHKRCLLIYLSTIIDNDIIQNLILKPLIEKVEGSIPQTVFVNKVEEITQKDDLSLALLDGNVLVLMEDESIIYSLGAHESKNRSVEEPVNELIIRGSHEGFVEDLRSNLNLIRKRVTNADLQICFRTLGTETHTKMAYLYIKDIANSELVQELERRLSYVDVDYIDSPGQLEEFIEDSPFSPFPQMLNTERPDRVTSQLLDGRIALFCNGSPSALVFPITFFSFYQSPDDYNSRWHVGSFFRFIRLMSFFVAAGLPALYIAIVSFHYEVIPLDLVFTIKGSLEYVPVPPLVEALLMQVILELLKEAAIRLPGPIAQTLGVVGGLVIGTAIVQANIVSNTMIVVVALTAIASFVVPNSEMATSVRILGFPLMLSAAFLGFIGMTFAFIFLVIHLCKLESFGSPYFSPLAPFRSKDFKDTFIRLPLWKMSTRPSTPGTQRIKRQSNPRGWKNEQGN, encoded by the coding sequence GTGTTAAGGAGAAAACGGACAACCAAAAAATTGAACGAATTGACCCAGGAAAAGAAAGTGGAAAAATCTGTTCCAAATAGTACTCTTATCACTTCAGACCTGCAGAAGAATCTAGATTTTATTTATGAATCTATTTCACAAACAGAGGATTTTAGCACTCGTGAAATTATTTTTAATCATAAAAGGTGTCTGCTTATTTACCTCAGTACCATTATTGATAATGACATTATACAAAATTTAATTTTGAAGCCGTTGATTGAGAAAGTTGAAGGAAGCATTCCGCAAACGGTATTTGTCAATAAGGTGGAAGAAATTACTCAAAAGGATGACTTGTCCCTTGCTCTGCTAGATGGAAATGTTCTTGTATTAATGGAAGATGAAAGCATCATTTATAGCTTAGGGGCGCATGAAAGCAAGAATAGAAGTGTTGAAGAACCAGTTAATGAATTAATTATTCGCGGCTCTCATGAAGGTTTTGTCGAGGATCTGAGATCAAATCTAAATTTGATACGAAAGCGGGTAACGAATGCAGACCTGCAAATCTGCTTCCGGACACTTGGCACTGAAACACATACGAAAATGGCCTATTTATATATTAAAGACATAGCCAATTCTGAACTTGTGCAGGAGCTGGAAAGACGCTTGTCTTATGTCGACGTCGATTACATTGATTCGCCGGGACAGTTGGAGGAATTTATTGAAGACTCTCCTTTCTCTCCTTTCCCGCAAATGCTCAATACAGAAAGGCCTGACCGGGTGACTTCCCAGCTTCTGGACGGACGGATTGCCCTATTTTGTAATGGAAGCCCTTCAGCACTTGTGTTTCCCATTACATTTTTTTCGTTCTACCAATCTCCGGATGACTATAACAGCCGTTGGCATGTAGGGTCTTTTTTCAGATTTATCCGCTTGATGAGCTTCTTCGTTGCAGCAGGGCTGCCGGCTCTGTACATTGCCATCGTTTCTTTCCATTATGAAGTCATCCCATTGGACCTGGTGTTTACCATTAAAGGTTCGCTGGAATATGTCCCTGTCCCCCCGCTTGTAGAGGCTTTATTGATGCAAGTCATTTTGGAATTGTTAAAAGAAGCAGCCATCCGCTTGCCTGGCCCCATCGCCCAGACGCTTGGTGTTGTAGGCGGTTTGGTCATCGGTACGGCAATCGTTCAGGCGAATATTGTTTCAAATACTATGATTGTTGTCGTCGCCCTCACAGCAATTGCTTCTTTTGTTGTGCCAAATTCAGAAATGGCTACCTCCGTTCGAATTCTCGGGTTCCCCCTAATGCTGAGTGCTGCATTTTTGGGGTTTATCGGAATGACGTTCGCTTTTATCTTTCTAGTCATTCATTTATGCAAGCTGGAATCGTTTGGATCGCCGTATTTCTCACCACTTGCCCCTTTCCGTTCGAAGGACTTCAAAGATACATTTATTCGTTTGCCATTGTGGAAAATGAGCACCCGCCCTTCTACACCTGGTACTCAGCGAATCAAACGTCAAAGCAATCCAAGAGGGTGGAAAAATGAACAAGGAAATTAA
- a CDS encoding small acid-soluble spore protein P, with product MDKNNSKDMHRNAPKGNQSGQPQPLSGSHKVKNRQHSRQKHNSGHDM from the coding sequence ATGGACAAAAACAACAGCAAAGACATGCACAGAAATGCACCAAAAGGAAATCAATCCGGCCAGCCGCAGCCACTAAGCGGCTCGCACAAAGTAAAAAACCGCCAGCACTCCAGGCAGAAGCATAATTCAGGACACGATATGTAA
- the sspO gene encoding small acid-soluble spore protein O, whose product MAKRKANHVIPGANAAKAQGMGAGYNEELANEPMTEMERRNNKKRKKNQ is encoded by the coding sequence ATGGCAAAGAGGAAAGCAAACCATGTCATCCCGGGCGCAAATGCTGCAAAGGCACAAGGGATGGGCGCAGGCTACAACGAAGAATTGGCGAATGAACCAATGACGGAGATGGAACGCCGAAACAATAAGAAGCGTAAAAAGAATCAGTAG
- the acnA gene encoding aconitate hydratase AcnA — protein MAKNDVFNARSSFELEGKRYHYYRLAALEEAGVAEVSRLPYSVKVLLESVLRQMDGRVITKEHVENLAKWGSESVKDAEVPFKPSRVILQDFTGVPAVVDLASLRKAMAKMGGDADKINPEIPVDLVIDHSVQVDRYGTPEALERNMELEFERNAERYQFLSWAQKAFKNYRAVPPATGIVHQVNLEFLANVVHAVETTEGDFETYPDTLVGTDSHTTMINGIGVLGWGVGGIEAEAGMLGQPSYFPIPEVIGVKLTGELPNGATATDLALKVTQVLRSKGVVGKFVEFFGAGVATLPLADRATIANMAPEYGATCGFFPVDAESLDYLRLTGREESNICVVEQYLKANNMFFTPDNEDPIYTDVVEISLSDIEANLSGPKRPQDLIPLSNMKEAFRTSLTAPSGNQGFGLTGEEVNKEVKVAFENGDETTMKTGAVAIAAITSCTNTSNPYVMLGAGLVAKKAVELGMEVPKFVKTSLAPGSKVVTGYLRDAGLQGYLDKLGFNVVGYGCTTCIGNSGPLKDEIEKAVADSDLLVTSVLSGNRNFEGRIHPLVKANYLASPPLVVAYALAGTVDIDLQTDAIGKDKDGNDVFFKDIWPTTEEVKEAVKHSVTPELFRKEYENVFNDNQRWNEIKTSNEPLYSFDDNSTYIQNPPFFEQLAPSAEEIKPLSGLRVVGKFGDSVTTDHISPAGAIGKDTPAGKYLRSNGVEIRDFNSYGSRRGNHEVMMRGTFANIRIRNGMAPGTEGGYTTYLPTNEVMAIYDACMKYQADGTGLAVLAGKDYGMGSSRDWAAKGTNLLGIKTVIAESYERIHRSNLVMMGVLPLQFKKGESAETLGLTGKESIAVQIDENVKPRDILTVTATDEQGNTKVFEVLARFDSDVEVDYYRNGGILPMVLRDKLKG, from the coding sequence ATGGCAAAGAACGATGTATTCAACGCTCGTTCTTCTTTCGAACTCGAAGGAAAACGTTATCACTATTATCGATTGGCTGCTTTAGAAGAAGCAGGTGTGGCAGAAGTTTCCCGTTTGCCTTATTCCGTTAAGGTATTATTGGAATCTGTGCTTCGCCAAATGGACGGACGCGTCATTACGAAAGAACACGTAGAAAACTTGGCTAAATGGGGTTCTGAGTCTGTTAAAGATGCAGAAGTTCCATTCAAACCTTCCCGTGTTATCCTTCAGGACTTCACAGGGGTTCCAGCTGTAGTTGACTTGGCTTCCCTTCGCAAAGCGATGGCTAAAATGGGCGGCGACGCTGACAAAATCAACCCTGAAATTCCGGTTGATCTAGTAATCGACCACTCTGTACAGGTTGACCGCTATGGTACACCTGAAGCTCTTGAAAGAAACATGGAGCTTGAATTCGAACGCAATGCTGAGCGCTACCAGTTCTTGAGCTGGGCACAAAAAGCATTCAAAAACTATCGCGCAGTTCCACCAGCAACTGGTATCGTCCACCAAGTTAACCTTGAGTTCTTGGCAAACGTTGTCCACGCTGTTGAAACAACTGAAGGCGATTTCGAAACATATCCTGATACACTTGTCGGAACTGACTCTCATACAACAATGATCAACGGTATCGGTGTTCTTGGATGGGGTGTAGGCGGTATCGAAGCGGAAGCTGGTATGCTTGGCCAACCTTCATACTTCCCGATTCCGGAAGTTATCGGAGTTAAATTGACTGGCGAGCTTCCAAACGGTGCTACTGCTACTGACCTTGCGCTTAAAGTGACTCAAGTACTACGCAGCAAAGGCGTAGTAGGTAAATTCGTAGAATTCTTCGGCGCAGGCGTTGCTACATTGCCGCTTGCAGACCGTGCTACAATTGCCAACATGGCTCCTGAATACGGTGCAACTTGCGGATTCTTCCCGGTTGACGCTGAATCTCTTGACTACTTGCGCCTGACTGGCCGTGAAGAGTCTAATATCTGCGTGGTTGAACAATACTTGAAAGCAAATAACATGTTCTTCACACCAGACAATGAAGATCCAATTTACACAGATGTTGTGGAAATCAGCCTTTCTGACATCGAAGCGAATCTTTCCGGTCCTAAACGTCCGCAAGATTTGATTCCTCTTTCTAATATGAAAGAAGCGTTCCGCACTTCTCTTACAGCTCCATCTGGCAACCAAGGTTTTGGATTGACTGGTGAAGAAGTGAATAAAGAAGTGAAAGTAGCGTTTGAAAACGGCGATGAAACTACAATGAAGACTGGTGCTGTAGCGATTGCTGCGATCACTTCATGTACAAATACTTCCAACCCATACGTAATGCTTGGTGCTGGACTTGTTGCGAAAAAAGCTGTTGAACTAGGTATGGAAGTACCTAAATTCGTTAAGACTTCTTTGGCTCCAGGATCTAAGGTTGTTACTGGCTACCTAAGAGATGCCGGCCTTCAAGGATATCTTGATAAATTAGGCTTCAACGTTGTCGGCTACGGCTGTACAACATGTATCGGAAACTCCGGCCCATTGAAGGATGAAATCGAAAAAGCAGTAGCTGATTCCGATTTGCTTGTTACTTCAGTTCTTTCCGGTAACCGTAACTTCGAAGGACGCATCCATCCACTTGTAAAAGCAAACTATCTTGCTTCACCACCATTGGTTGTAGCATATGCGCTTGCTGGTACTGTGGATATCGATCTTCAAACAGATGCGATTGGAAAAGATAAAGACGGAAATGACGTATTCTTCAAAGATATCTGGCCAACAACGGAAGAAGTAAAAGAAGCTGTGAAGCATTCCGTCACTCCTGAGTTGTTCCGTAAAGAATACGAAAATGTCTTCAATGACAACCAACGCTGGAACGAAATCAAAACTAGCAACGAGCCGTTGTACAGCTTTGATGACAACTCCACTTATATTCAAAATCCTCCGTTCTTCGAGCAGCTTGCTCCAAGTGCGGAAGAAATCAAACCATTGTCCGGCTTGAGAGTCGTTGGTAAATTCGGTGATTCCGTAACGACTGACCATATCTCTCCTGCAGGTGCAATCGGAAAAGATACGCCAGCTGGAAAATATCTTCGCAGCAATGGCGTAGAGATCCGCGACTTCAACTCATACGGTTCCCGCCGCGGTAACCATGAAGTCATGATGCGCGGAACATTTGCTAACATCCGCATCCGCAACGGCATGGCTCCAGGAACTGAAGGTGGATACACTACGTACCTTCCAACAAATGAAGTCATGGCTATCTACGATGCTTGCATGAAATATCAAGCTGACGGAACTGGTCTTGCTGTGCTGGCAGGAAAAGACTACGGAATGGGATCTTCCCGTGACTGGGCTGCCAAAGGTACAAACCTTCTTGGCATCAAAACAGTCATCGCGGAAAGCTATGAGCGTATCCATCGTTCCAACCTTGTCATGATGGGAGTACTTCCACTTCAATTCAAGAAAGGCGAAAGCGCTGAAACACTTGGATTGACTGGAAAAGAGTCCATCGCAGTTCAAATCGATGAAAACGTTAAGCCACGTGACATCCTTACTGTCACTGCTACAGACGAACAAGGGAATACAAAAGTATTTGAAGTCCTTGCACGTTTCGATTCTGACGTTGAAGTTGACTACTACCGCAATGGTGGTATCCTGCCAATGGTCCTTCGCGACAAATTAAAAGGATAA
- a CDS encoding flavodoxin family protein: MKILALLGSTRKNGNSEYLAKKIVDGTDHTIVHLADLHIEPIEDLRHAEGGFLPVEDDYEQLVRLMEEHDVLLFATPLYWYGMSGPMKNFFDRWSQYLRDERFNLKEELAKKKAYVVVTGGSSANIKGLPLVQQFDYIFQFVNMEFKDYMIGAGVKPGEIVNDTAALEKAERWNADFKS; the protein is encoded by the coding sequence ATGAAAATATTAGCCTTGTTAGGAAGTACACGAAAAAACGGAAACTCTGAATATCTAGCCAAGAAAATTGTTGACGGGACAGATCACACCATCGTTCACCTTGCTGATTTGCATATTGAACCAATCGAAGACCTCCGCCACGCTGAAGGAGGATTTTTACCCGTCGAGGATGATTATGAACAACTAGTACGATTGATGGAAGAGCATGACGTGCTGCTGTTTGCCACTCCACTTTACTGGTATGGGATGAGCGGTCCGATGAAGAATTTCTTCGACCGTTGGAGCCAGTATTTGCGCGATGAGCGCTTCAATTTAAAAGAAGAGCTTGCGAAGAAAAAAGCGTATGTAGTGGTTACAGGAGGAAGCTCGGCTAATATAAAAGGGCTGCCACTCGTCCAGCAGTTTGATTACATTTTCCAATTCGTCAATATGGAGTTTAAGGACTATATGATCGGTGCAGGCGTGAAACCTGGTGAAATTGTCAACGATACAGCTGCACTTGAAAAAGCTGAACGCTGGAATGCTGATTTTAAATCATAA